A stretch of Lathyrus oleraceus cultivar Zhongwan6 chromosome 6, CAAS_Psat_ZW6_1.0, whole genome shotgun sequence DNA encodes these proteins:
- the LOC127091212 gene encoding sucrose synthase 2-like isoform X1 — protein sequence MSQPKLARLPSIRDRVEGTLSAHRNELVSLLSRYVDQGKGILQPHNLIDELESIHGEGQATEDLKNGPFGEIVKSAQEAIVLPPFVAIAVRPRPGIWEYVRVHVFELSVEQLSVAEYLRFKEELVDGTDSDCFILELDFEPFNASFPRPTRSSSIGNGVQFLNRHLSSIMFRKKDSLEPLLDFLRAHKYKGHGLMLNDRIHSISKVQSSLAKAEDHLSRLPPDTPYSEFEYILQGMGFERGWGDTAERVLEMMHLLLDLLQAPDPSTLETFLGRVPMMFNVVILSPHGYFGQANVLGLPDTGGQVVYILDQVRALENEMLLRIKKQGLDLTPRILIVTRLIPDAEGTTCNQRLERVCGTEHTHILRVPFRSEKGILRKWISRFDVWPFLETFAQDAASEITAELQGYPDFIIGNYSDGNLVASLLACKMGVTQCTIAHALELTKYPDSGTYWRKFDDKYHFSCQFTADLIAMNSADFIITSTYQEIAGTRNTVGQYESHTAFTLPGLYRVVHGIDVFDPKFNIVSPGADMSIYFPYSEKQRRLTSLHSSIEKLLYDPEQTDEYLGTLKDRSKPIIFSMARLDRVKNITGLVESYGKNSKLRELVNLVVVAGYIDVSKSRDREEIAEIEKMYDLIKTYKLDGDFRWIASQTNRARNGELYRYIADTKGAFVQPAFYEAFGLTVVEAMTCGLPAFATCHGGPAEIIQHGKSGFNIDPYRPDQASDLLVEFFEQCKEDPSHWNKISDGGLQRIYERYTWRIYSERLMTLAGVYSFWKYVSKLDRRETRRYLEMFYILKYRDLAKSVPLAKDDEN from the exons ATGTCTCAACCTAAGCTTGCAAGACTTCCCAGTATCAGAGACCGAGTAGAGGGAACCCTCTCCGCTCATCGTAACGAACTCGTTTCTCTCCTCTCCAG ATATGTTGATCAGGGGAAAGGGATTCTGCAACCCCATAATTTGATTGATGAGTTGGAAAGTATCCATGGTGAGGGTCAGGCTACCGAGGATCTCAAAAATGGACCCTTTGGTGAAATCGTCAAGTCCGCCCAG GAAGCCATAGTTTTGCCTCCTTTTGTGGCAATAGCAGTTCGTCCACGACCTGGTATTTGGGAATATGTCCGTGTGCATGTTTTTGAACTTAGCGTGGAGCAATTAAGTGTTGCAGAATATCTCCGTTTCAAAGAAGAACTTGTAGATGGAAC GGATAGTGACTGTTTTATATTAGAGCTTGATTTTGAGCCATTTAATGCCTCATTTCCCCGGCCAACTCGCTCGTCGTCTATTGGCAATGGTGTTCAGTTTCTCAATCGTCACCTTTCTTCAATTATGTTTCGAAAAAAGGATTCATTGGAACCATTGCTTGATTTCCTCCGAGCTCACAAATATAAAGGCCAT GGACTGATGTTAAATGATCGTATACACAGCATTTCCAAAGTCCAGTCTTCTTTGGCCAAGGCTGAGGATCATCTTTCTAGGCTTCCACCTGATACACCCTATTCTGAATTTGAATATAT ATTACAAGGAATGGGTTTTGAGAGAGGTTGGGGTGACACAGCTGAACGAGTTTTGGAGATGATGCATCTGCTGTTGGACCTTCTTCAGGCTCCTGATCCTTCTACACTGGAAACTTTTCTTGGGAGAGTGCCTATGATGTTCAATGTTGTCATATTATCTCCTCATGGTTACTTTGGGCAAGCCAATGTCCTGGGCTTGCCTGACACTGGTGGGCAG GTTGTATATATATTAGATCAAGTGCGTGCACTTGAGAACGAGATGCTCCTTAGGATCAAGAAACAAGGACTTGATCTCACACCTAGAATCCTAATT GTTACTAGGTTAATACCTGATGCAGAGGGGACAACATGCAACCAGCGACTAGAAAGAGTCTGTGGTACTGAACATACTCATATTTTGCGAGTTCCTTTCAGATCAGAGAAAGGAATTCTTCGAAAATGGATCTCAAGGTTTGATGTCTGGCCTTTTCTTGAGACTTTCGCACAG GATGCTGCTAGTGAAATTACTGCGGAATTACAAGGGTACCCTGATTTCATCATTGGAAACTATAGTGATGGGAACCTCGTTGCATCTTTACTAGCTTGTAAAATGGGAGTTACACAG TGCACCATTGCCCATGCACTGGAGTTAACAAAATATCCAGATTCAGGTACTTATTGGAGGAAGTTTGATGATAAATATCATTTTTCATGTCAGTTCACGGCGGATCTAATAGCCATGAATAGCGCTGATTTTATCATCACCAGTACATATCAAGAGATTGCAGGAAC GAGGAATACTGTTGGCCAGTATGAGAGTCACACTGCTTTTACTCTTCCTGGGCTCTACAGGGTTGTTCATGGCATTGATGTTTTTGATCCTAAGTTCAATATTGTCTCTCCCGGAGCAGATATGTCAATATATTTCCCCTACTCAGAAAAGCAAAGAAGACTTACATCACTGCACAGTTCAATTGAAAAGTTATTATACGATCCTGAGCAGACAGATGAATACCT TGGTACACTGAAAGATCGGTCAAAGCCCATAATATTCTCCATGGCGAGGCTAGACCGAGTGAAAAACATTACTGGGTTGGTAGAAAGCTACGGTAAGAACAGCAAACTGAGAGAACTGGTCAACCTTGTTGTAGTAGCTGGTTACATTGATGTAAGCAAGTCCAGGGACAGAGAAGAAATAGCAGAAATTGAAAAGATGTATGATCTCATAAAAACATATAAATTAGATGGTGATTTTCGATGGATTGCTTCCCAAACAAATAGAGCACGTAACGGTGAGTTGTATCGCTACATAGCAGACACAAAAGGTGCTTTCGTTCAG CCTGCCTTCTATGAAGCTTTTGGGCTTACAGTTGTGGAGGCCATGACTTGTGGCCTTCCCGCATTTGCTACTTGCCATGGTGGCCCAGCTGAGATTATCCAGCACGGTAAATCAGGATTCAACATTGATCCTTATCGCCCTGATCAAGCTTCTGACCTGTTGGTTGAATTCTTCGAACAATGCAAAGAGGATCCAAGTCATTGGAATAAAATATCTGATGGTGGTCTTCAAAGAATTTATGAAAG GTACACATGGAGGATTTATTCTGAAAGGCTCATGACACTGGCGGGAGTTTATAGTTTCTGGAAGTACGTCTCCAAATTAGATAGGCGTGAAACTCGACGATATCTTGAAATGTTCTATATCCTTAAATACCGTGATTTG GCCAAGTCTGTTCCGCTGGCAAAGGATGATGAAAATTAA
- the LOC127091212 gene encoding sucrose synthase 2-like isoform X2, which yields MFRKKDSLEPLLDFLRAHKYKGHGLMLNDRIHSISKVQSSLAKAEDHLSRLPPDTPYSEFEYILQGMGFERGWGDTAERVLEMMHLLLDLLQAPDPSTLETFLGRVPMMFNVVILSPHGYFGQANVLGLPDTGGQVVYILDQVRALENEMLLRIKKQGLDLTPRILIVTRLIPDAEGTTCNQRLERVCGTEHTHILRVPFRSEKGILRKWISRFDVWPFLETFAQDAASEITAELQGYPDFIIGNYSDGNLVASLLACKMGVTQCTIAHALELTKYPDSGTYWRKFDDKYHFSCQFTADLIAMNSADFIITSTYQEIAGTRNTVGQYESHTAFTLPGLYRVVHGIDVFDPKFNIVSPGADMSIYFPYSEKQRRLTSLHSSIEKLLYDPEQTDEYLGTLKDRSKPIIFSMARLDRVKNITGLVESYGKNSKLRELVNLVVVAGYIDVSKSRDREEIAEIEKMYDLIKTYKLDGDFRWIASQTNRARNGELYRYIADTKGAFVQPAFYEAFGLTVVEAMTCGLPAFATCHGGPAEIIQHGKSGFNIDPYRPDQASDLLVEFFEQCKEDPSHWNKISDGGLQRIYERYTWRIYSERLMTLAGVYSFWKYVSKLDRRETRRYLEMFYILKYRDLAKSVPLAKDDEN from the exons ATGTTTCGAAAAAAGGATTCATTGGAACCATTGCTTGATTTCCTCCGAGCTCACAAATATAAAGGCCAT GGACTGATGTTAAATGATCGTATACACAGCATTTCCAAAGTCCAGTCTTCTTTGGCCAAGGCTGAGGATCATCTTTCTAGGCTTCCACCTGATACACCCTATTCTGAATTTGAATATAT ATTACAAGGAATGGGTTTTGAGAGAGGTTGGGGTGACACAGCTGAACGAGTTTTGGAGATGATGCATCTGCTGTTGGACCTTCTTCAGGCTCCTGATCCTTCTACACTGGAAACTTTTCTTGGGAGAGTGCCTATGATGTTCAATGTTGTCATATTATCTCCTCATGGTTACTTTGGGCAAGCCAATGTCCTGGGCTTGCCTGACACTGGTGGGCAG GTTGTATATATATTAGATCAAGTGCGTGCACTTGAGAACGAGATGCTCCTTAGGATCAAGAAACAAGGACTTGATCTCACACCTAGAATCCTAATT GTTACTAGGTTAATACCTGATGCAGAGGGGACAACATGCAACCAGCGACTAGAAAGAGTCTGTGGTACTGAACATACTCATATTTTGCGAGTTCCTTTCAGATCAGAGAAAGGAATTCTTCGAAAATGGATCTCAAGGTTTGATGTCTGGCCTTTTCTTGAGACTTTCGCACAG GATGCTGCTAGTGAAATTACTGCGGAATTACAAGGGTACCCTGATTTCATCATTGGAAACTATAGTGATGGGAACCTCGTTGCATCTTTACTAGCTTGTAAAATGGGAGTTACACAG TGCACCATTGCCCATGCACTGGAGTTAACAAAATATCCAGATTCAGGTACTTATTGGAGGAAGTTTGATGATAAATATCATTTTTCATGTCAGTTCACGGCGGATCTAATAGCCATGAATAGCGCTGATTTTATCATCACCAGTACATATCAAGAGATTGCAGGAAC GAGGAATACTGTTGGCCAGTATGAGAGTCACACTGCTTTTACTCTTCCTGGGCTCTACAGGGTTGTTCATGGCATTGATGTTTTTGATCCTAAGTTCAATATTGTCTCTCCCGGAGCAGATATGTCAATATATTTCCCCTACTCAGAAAAGCAAAGAAGACTTACATCACTGCACAGTTCAATTGAAAAGTTATTATACGATCCTGAGCAGACAGATGAATACCT TGGTACACTGAAAGATCGGTCAAAGCCCATAATATTCTCCATGGCGAGGCTAGACCGAGTGAAAAACATTACTGGGTTGGTAGAAAGCTACGGTAAGAACAGCAAACTGAGAGAACTGGTCAACCTTGTTGTAGTAGCTGGTTACATTGATGTAAGCAAGTCCAGGGACAGAGAAGAAATAGCAGAAATTGAAAAGATGTATGATCTCATAAAAACATATAAATTAGATGGTGATTTTCGATGGATTGCTTCCCAAACAAATAGAGCACGTAACGGTGAGTTGTATCGCTACATAGCAGACACAAAAGGTGCTTTCGTTCAG CCTGCCTTCTATGAAGCTTTTGGGCTTACAGTTGTGGAGGCCATGACTTGTGGCCTTCCCGCATTTGCTACTTGCCATGGTGGCCCAGCTGAGATTATCCAGCACGGTAAATCAGGATTCAACATTGATCCTTATCGCCCTGATCAAGCTTCTGACCTGTTGGTTGAATTCTTCGAACAATGCAAAGAGGATCCAAGTCATTGGAATAAAATATCTGATGGTGGTCTTCAAAGAATTTATGAAAG GTACACATGGAGGATTTATTCTGAAAGGCTCATGACACTGGCGGGAGTTTATAGTTTCTGGAAGTACGTCTCCAAATTAGATAGGCGTGAAACTCGACGATATCTTGAAATGTTCTATATCCTTAAATACCGTGATTTG GCCAAGTCTGTTCCGCTGGCAAAGGATGATGAAAATTAA
- the LOC127091212 gene encoding sucrose synthase 2-like isoform X3, with amino-acid sequence MGFERGWGDTAERVLEMMHLLLDLLQAPDPSTLETFLGRVPMMFNVVILSPHGYFGQANVLGLPDTGGQVVYILDQVRALENEMLLRIKKQGLDLTPRILIVTRLIPDAEGTTCNQRLERVCGTEHTHILRVPFRSEKGILRKWISRFDVWPFLETFAQDAASEITAELQGYPDFIIGNYSDGNLVASLLACKMGVTQCTIAHALELTKYPDSGTYWRKFDDKYHFSCQFTADLIAMNSADFIITSTYQEIAGTRNTVGQYESHTAFTLPGLYRVVHGIDVFDPKFNIVSPGADMSIYFPYSEKQRRLTSLHSSIEKLLYDPEQTDEYLGTLKDRSKPIIFSMARLDRVKNITGLVESYGKNSKLRELVNLVVVAGYIDVSKSRDREEIAEIEKMYDLIKTYKLDGDFRWIASQTNRARNGELYRYIADTKGAFVQPAFYEAFGLTVVEAMTCGLPAFATCHGGPAEIIQHGKSGFNIDPYRPDQASDLLVEFFEQCKEDPSHWNKISDGGLQRIYERYTWRIYSERLMTLAGVYSFWKYVSKLDRRETRRYLEMFYILKYRDLAKSVPLAKDDEN; translated from the exons ATGGGTTTTGAGAGAGGTTGGGGTGACACAGCTGAACGAGTTTTGGAGATGATGCATCTGCTGTTGGACCTTCTTCAGGCTCCTGATCCTTCTACACTGGAAACTTTTCTTGGGAGAGTGCCTATGATGTTCAATGTTGTCATATTATCTCCTCATGGTTACTTTGGGCAAGCCAATGTCCTGGGCTTGCCTGACACTGGTGGGCAG GTTGTATATATATTAGATCAAGTGCGTGCACTTGAGAACGAGATGCTCCTTAGGATCAAGAAACAAGGACTTGATCTCACACCTAGAATCCTAATT GTTACTAGGTTAATACCTGATGCAGAGGGGACAACATGCAACCAGCGACTAGAAAGAGTCTGTGGTACTGAACATACTCATATTTTGCGAGTTCCTTTCAGATCAGAGAAAGGAATTCTTCGAAAATGGATCTCAAGGTTTGATGTCTGGCCTTTTCTTGAGACTTTCGCACAG GATGCTGCTAGTGAAATTACTGCGGAATTACAAGGGTACCCTGATTTCATCATTGGAAACTATAGTGATGGGAACCTCGTTGCATCTTTACTAGCTTGTAAAATGGGAGTTACACAG TGCACCATTGCCCATGCACTGGAGTTAACAAAATATCCAGATTCAGGTACTTATTGGAGGAAGTTTGATGATAAATATCATTTTTCATGTCAGTTCACGGCGGATCTAATAGCCATGAATAGCGCTGATTTTATCATCACCAGTACATATCAAGAGATTGCAGGAAC GAGGAATACTGTTGGCCAGTATGAGAGTCACACTGCTTTTACTCTTCCTGGGCTCTACAGGGTTGTTCATGGCATTGATGTTTTTGATCCTAAGTTCAATATTGTCTCTCCCGGAGCAGATATGTCAATATATTTCCCCTACTCAGAAAAGCAAAGAAGACTTACATCACTGCACAGTTCAATTGAAAAGTTATTATACGATCCTGAGCAGACAGATGAATACCT TGGTACACTGAAAGATCGGTCAAAGCCCATAATATTCTCCATGGCGAGGCTAGACCGAGTGAAAAACATTACTGGGTTGGTAGAAAGCTACGGTAAGAACAGCAAACTGAGAGAACTGGTCAACCTTGTTGTAGTAGCTGGTTACATTGATGTAAGCAAGTCCAGGGACAGAGAAGAAATAGCAGAAATTGAAAAGATGTATGATCTCATAAAAACATATAAATTAGATGGTGATTTTCGATGGATTGCTTCCCAAACAAATAGAGCACGTAACGGTGAGTTGTATCGCTACATAGCAGACACAAAAGGTGCTTTCGTTCAG CCTGCCTTCTATGAAGCTTTTGGGCTTACAGTTGTGGAGGCCATGACTTGTGGCCTTCCCGCATTTGCTACTTGCCATGGTGGCCCAGCTGAGATTATCCAGCACGGTAAATCAGGATTCAACATTGATCCTTATCGCCCTGATCAAGCTTCTGACCTGTTGGTTGAATTCTTCGAACAATGCAAAGAGGATCCAAGTCATTGGAATAAAATATCTGATGGTGGTCTTCAAAGAATTTATGAAAG GTACACATGGAGGATTTATTCTGAAAGGCTCATGACACTGGCGGGAGTTTATAGTTTCTGGAAGTACGTCTCCAAATTAGATAGGCGTGAAACTCGACGATATCTTGAAATGTTCTATATCCTTAAATACCGTGATTTG GCCAAGTCTGTTCCGCTGGCAAAGGATGATGAAAATTAA